In Drosophila simulans strain w501 chromosome 3R, Prin_Dsim_3.1, whole genome shotgun sequence, a single window of DNA contains:
- the LOC6727832 gene encoding single-minded homolog 1 isoform X4, translating into MSQLGTVYATKRRRRNGKSLKPPPKDGVTKSNPSKRHRERLNAELDLLASLLPFEQNILSKLDRLSILRLSVSYLRTKSYFQVVMHKDKEDNGVLPHIHAHDGYRTRELGAFEHGLLDGDMFLQALNGFLMILTCEGEVFFATHSIESYLGFHQSDIVHQSVYELVHSEDREELQRQLLWNSFLPADMSSMQLAETLAPDKALYLERSFTVRFRCLLDNTSGFLRLDIRGRIKVLHGQNRKTEEPPLALFAYCTPFGPPSLLEIPHKENMFKSKHKLDFSLVSMDQRGKHILGYADAELVNMGGYDLVHYDDLAYVASAHQELLKTGASGMIAYRYQKKDGEWQWLQTSSRLVYKNSKPDFVICTHRQLMDEEGHDLLGKRTMDFKVSYLDTGLASTYFSEADQLVVPPSTSPTAHALPPPVTPTRPNRRYKTQLRDFLSTCRSKRKLQQQQNQPQTQQTSPLGGQVGSPAPAVAVEYLPDPAAAVAAAYSNLNPMYTTSPYASAADNLYMGSSMPANAFYPVSENLFHQYRLQGAVGGYYTDYPHSGAPASAYVANGFLSYDGYAIASKADEKWQETGKYYSGYSSGYGSPTSTPQVRKQIPLKTPKSSPQVMEVISCSSDGPSPVGGATPNGVGSVTPKVELAGTTAAAAAGQDPYERQTVLMWGTTHSSGVPLNSLHGGRSGAGNPASPQRSTPLANGLGYASANNNNNDLEPATAAKWNGTKELPGKSGSASTPESYQMQHDDSGLYSASSHTTSPQQQQQQQLQQSQRGVGSNVSAPSSSLTSTGTDQQAVHPSSCHQQQQQQQQQHHHAHPHPHSHHHHHHHHHHETAHQHSSEVWTPASYTQYSQYFTYHHPHPHPHHPSAGGGGHVPAQSHHLHHGHR; encoded by the exons CCTGAAGCCGCCGCCCAAGGATGGCGTCACAAAGAGCAATCCATCAAAGCGGCATCGGGAGCGCCTCAACGCCGAGCTGGATCTGCTGGCCTCGCTGCTCCCCTTCGAGCAGAACATCTTGAGCAAACTGGATCGACTGAGCATTCTAAGGCTGTCTGTTAGTTATTTAAGAACCAAAAGTTATTTTCAAG TTGTTATGCATAAGGATAAGGAGGATAACGGAGTCCTGCCCCACATACACGCACATGACGGCTACAGGACACGAGAACTGGGCGCCTTCGAGCACGGCCTGTTGGATGGTGATATGTTCCTCCAG GCCCTAAATGGATTTCTAATGATACTGACATGCGAAGGCGAAGTCTTCTTTGCCACGCACAGCATCGAGAGCTATTTGGGTTTTCATCAG TCGGACATCGTCCACCAGTCGGTGTACGAACTGGTGCACTCGGAGGACCGCGAGGAGCTGCAGCGCCAGCTGCTGTGGAACAGTTTCCTGCCCGCCGACATGTCCAGCATGCAGCTGGCGGAGACCCTGGCGCCGGACAAGGCGCTCTACCTGGAGCGCAGCTTCACCGTCCGCTTTCGCTGCCTGCTGGACAACACGAGCGGCTTCCTGCGCCTGGACATCCGCGGCCGCATCAAGGTCCTGCATGGCCAGAACCGCAAGACGGAGGAGCCACCGCTGGCACTCTTCGCCTATTGCACGCCCTTCGGGCCGCCCAGCCTGCTGGAAATCCCGCACAAGGAGAACATGTTCAAGTCCAAGCACAAGCTGGACTTCTCCCTGGTATCCATGGACCAGCGCGGCAAGCACATCCTGGGCTACGCGGACGCCGAGTTGGTCAACATGGGCGGCTACGATCTGGTGCACTACGATGACCTCGCCTATGTGGCCAGCGCCCATCAGGAGC TCCTGAAGACGGGTGCCTCTGGCATGATCGCCTACCGTTACCAAAAGAAGGATGGCGAGTGGCAGTGGCTGCAGACGAGCTCGCGTCTGGTCTACAAGAACTCCAAGCCGGACTTTGTGATCTGTACGCACCGCCAGCTGATGGACGAGGAAGGCCACGATCTGCTGGGCAAGCGCACCATGGACTTCAAGGTTAGCTACCTGGACACGGGACTGGCGTCCACCTACTTCTCCGAGGCTGACCAGCTGGTAGTGCCGCCCAGCACCTCCCCCACGGCCCATGCCCTGCCGCCGCCGGTGACGCCAACGCGTCCAAATCGTCGCTACAAGACGCAGTTGCGCGACTTCCTGTCCACTTGCCGCAGCAAAcgcaaactgcagcagcagcagaaccaaCCGCAAACGCAGCAAACCTCACCACTTGGGGGTCAGGTGGGGTCCCCTGCTCCGGCTGTAGCCGTGGAGTACTTGCCCGATCCGGCAGCTGCAGTGGCCGCGGCCTACTCCAACCTTAATCCCATGTACACAACCTCGCCGTATGCCAGTGCCGCAGACAATCTCTACATGGGCAGCTCCATGCCGGCCAACGCCTTCTATCCAGTCAGCGAGAACCTCTTCCATCAGTACCGGCTGCAGGGCGCCGTCGGTGGCTACTACACGGATTATCCGCACTCCGGCGCTCCAGCCTCAGCTTACGTAGCTAATGGATTTCTCTCTTACGACGGATACGCCATTGCCTCCAAAGCGGACGAAAAGTGGCAAGAGACTGGGAAGTACTACAGTGGCTACAGCAGCGGCTATGGAAGTCCAACATCTACGCCACAGGTACGAAAA CAAATTCCTCTAAAGACGCCGAAATCTTCACCCCAGGTGATGGAGGTGATATCTTGCTCCTCGGACGGGCCATCACCTGTGGGCGGAGCCACGCCCAACGGAGTCGGAAGCGTTACGCCCAAAGTTGAGTTGGCCGGAAcaacggcggcagcagcagcgggacaAGATCCCTACGAGCGTCAAACGGTGCTGATGTGGGGCACCACGCACTCGAGTGGGGTACCGCTAAATAGTCTTCATGGCGGACGAAGTGGAGCCGGAAACCCTGCCTCACCACAGCGATCCACTCCTCTGGCCAACGGATTGGGCTACGCAAGCgccaataataacaacaacgatCTTGAACCTGCAACGGCTGCCAAGTGGAACGGAACAAAGGAGCTGCCGGGCAAGTCGGGAAGTGCCAGTACGCCGGAGAGCTACCAGATGCAGCATGATGACTCCGGCCTATACTCCGCCTCTTCGCACACAACCtctccgcagcagcagcaacagcagcagctccagcaatCGCAGCGAGGAGTTGGTTCCAATGTTAGCGCTCCCAGCAGCTCACTCACTAGCACGGGCACAGATCAGCAGGCGGTGCACCCATCCAGTTgccaccaacaacagcagcagcagcagcaacaacaccatcACGCCCACCCGCATCCGCACTCgcatcatcaccaccatcatcaccatcaccatgaGACGGCGCATCAGCACAGCAGCGAGGTATGGACGCCCGCCTCCTACACGCAGTACTCGCAGTACTTCACGTACcatcatccgcatccgcacccACACCATCCGTCGGCTGGCGGCGGTGGCCATGTTCCGGCCCAGTCGCATCACCTGCACCACGGCCACCGCTAG